The Lepeophtheirus salmonis chromosome 1, UVic_Lsal_1.4, whole genome shotgun sequence genome has a segment encoding these proteins:
- the Cht6 gene encoding uncharacterized protein Cht6 isoform X4, producing MSLVKNKILPTLIVVLVCLSISSGTKLVKRQVDNQKKVVCYYANWAVYRQGQAKFSPQNINPYLCTHLIYAFGGLKKDDTIAPFDKYQDLEKRGLSHFASLKTYNKELKTMVAIGGWNEASKKFSPMVADPERRYTFIKSAVQFLRRYNFDGIDLDWEYPTQRDGGRPQDKENYAKLIKEMREAFEREADQTGKDRLIISMAVPASLEITAEGYDVRALDKDLDFFNVLAYDYHSSLETAVNHHSPLFRIKEISEFDFRTDLNIESTIKYYLGHGASPNKLVLGIPTYGRSYTLVNPDAHEIGSPTDGPGVKGNGTKEDGYLAYYEICKGIKEQKWDVVRANPGQTGPYAHHDNFWVGYDDIDIVREKAYYVAEEGLGGIMFWTIDNDDFRGNCHNEPYPLIEAAKRALYSSTTSVQSKTSVSISTSRLRNRFSYSSQHLLTDDTNRSRSDRPRSLSNNRGVTTPSPPTTPSSEPSFVCTDEGFFPHTKSCKKYYWCLEAAGVGMVAHTFTCPQGLFFNSLTDGCDFKRNVECGDKSTKEEVKVEDTTTESSVASKSNDKSVQDILQEIKSAGGLAAFEEQLQEEEFEKKELKQRTKDRNDDISSKTRNRFTKLLERKKPKESEPTSSESSYSQEKKEPSSFLTRLSNRRRNNDPPSSTSSPIITESPSTTPITSSPISNPPARSGFLRNRNRPTFLRNQPPQPEENIPAEDNEIVLPETPRNSLVQDPLKNVQRTSFLNRGTPPQSENISGLGKAEPVKISSDSFRPKTFVRNEEEEEELEVIKIDDQTPDLITEGTPTLLQRSRDSERNFKFSSVQNRGLPPRLTKSSATDFSRNLAYVTIDRSRGTPKLSDDTEPVIPSQGRESAAPSTTLVEEEAPRDRENTVRDLEYVTIQRGVPSRKKLQSQVIDRKPLDDEESVEDAGSLQGRLLQRLQQRKIKTQKNRNTLFKTSRRPSFIRPRKPVTTESSVLTPTIINTPEEEEIIINDEHVLITTNTVATTEIVTTQSASTSRPHQKLRPINLSSPSSVNEVDPLQNEFETSSTKSFFNPTSPSRNRFRPQVNQSPAPNTSPSPIRNRFQPQDVSSPPSPIRNRFRTRNQSPLSRPLSSRRRLQPKGQFPAPDSSNPSSTQNLVINEDQPTSSRLSTPFQNRIQLQNQSPAHKPSTHIPSRVQLQDQPPKHRSETTFAFENRIKLQEQSLDSNDSPSPKDNKPLIRGQFPALRPSTPSPFQNRFQIEDQSPEPTPTPSLEEIKSLNPDQSPIPTPSTPTPLQNNFLPQDQSPAPRLSTPSPLQNNFQPRDPSFFPRPSFPPQDPSLDVPETSPSPFKIIIQPEDQSPNNPNISLSRSRLQLQLQSPDAPETSPSRGKFQPHEQFFDTSEPSPSPLNNRFRQVEQSSDRPANTQYPTRSRFQPQGQSPDTPETSRYPSRSRFQPQEQSLETPPTSPSPLKSRFQPLEQSSDTPETSSSGSLFQEQSTDLPTTSTSTVRNVFQPQEQSSDEPETPSLRSRLKPQEQSIDTSSTPPSPSNNRFQSHEQSSDTPKTSPSGNGLPSQEQPQDSPKTSFSRNRFQSRNRSPDSSLSRNRFQSRNRSPKVPEISQEARTNIFQQQPRRLDVFRNRFQVSPSSPRPIVSKSKEEELFSDVQQQQNTLPISDDKESSQSNSDFPRDSITTASTTTDPPARSTLQFTRTTPSATTSKPRSIVTSPARRFPPSSTPTRNAASRSRSKSINRSRTRSRPTTTTTTPAPEYDYYYDEEYPGEKNGIGKLKSVDPIYDYDLTPLTEKVAITSEGVVCYDVGVFPHPGSCKKFITCSRRTSVGRIVGWEYECPIYLAFDSIGGRCNWASEVDCS from the exons atgagtctagtcaaaaataaaatactgccAACCCTTATAGTGGTATTGGTATGTCTCTCCATATCTTCAG GAACAAAGTTGGTCAAAAGACAAGTTGATAATCAAAAGAAAGTTGTCTGCTACTATGCAAACTGGGCTGTCTACAGACAAGGCCAGGCCAAATTCTCACCTCAAAACATTAATCCTTATTTGTGCACGCATTTGATCTACGCATTTGGAGGATTGAAAAAAGATGATACAATTGCTCCATTTGACAAATACCAGGATCTAGAAAAAA GGGGATTATCACATTTTGCCTCCCTCAAAACATACAACAAGGAATTAAAAACCATGGTGGCCATTGGAGGATGGAATGAAGCATCCAAGAAATTTAGTCCCATGGTTGCTGATCCTGAGAGGCGATACACATTCATCAAGAGTGCTGTTCAGTTCTTGAGGCGATATAACTTTGATGGAATTGATTTGGATTGGGAGTATCCCACACAACGTGACGGAGGAAGGCCTcaagataaagaaaattatgCTAAATTGATCAAA GAAATGAGAGAAGCTTTTGAACGCGAAGCTGATCAAACTGGAAAGGATCGTCTCATCATATCTATGGCTGTTCCAGCTTCATTGGAAATTACTGCTGAAGGATATGACGTACGAGCATTGGATAAGGATTTGGATTTCTTTAATGTTTTAGCCTATGACTACCACTCCTCATTAGAGACAGCTGTGAATCATCATTCTCCTCTTTTCCGAATTAAAGAGATTTCGGAATTTGATTTCCGCACAGATTTAAATATCGAATCCacaattaagtattatttaggACATGGTGCTTCACCAAATAAACTTGTTTTGGGTATTCCTACCTATGGTCGCTCTTACACACTTGTAAATCCTGATGCACATGAAATTGGAAGCCCAACTGATGGCCCAGGAGTAAAAGGAAATGGAACAAAAGAAGATGGATACCTTGCTTATTATGAA ATTTGTAAAGGTATCAAGGAGCAAAAATGGGATGTTGTAAGAGCAAATCCTGGACAAACTGGTCCCTATGCACATCACGATAATTTTTGGGTTGGATACGATGATATTGATATTGTACGTGAAAAGGCATACTACGTTGCTGAAGAAGGACTAGGAGGAATTATGTTCTGGACGATTGACAACGATGATTTCCGAGGAAATTGTCATAATGAACCTTATCCTCTCATTGAAGCTGCCAAAAGAGCTCTCTACTCTTCCACTACATCCGTGCAATC taAAACCTCAGTATCAATTTCAACTTCTCGACTCAGAAATCGTTTTAGTTATAGCAGTCAGCATTTATTGACTGATGATACGAATAG AAGTCGGTCAGACAGACCAAGAAGCTTGAGCAACAACCGTGGAGTAACAACGCCATCCCCACCAACTACACCCAGCTCTGAACCAA GTTTCGTATGTACGGATGAAGGATTCTTTCCCCATACAAAGAGTTGCAAAAAATACTATTGGTGTTTGGAAGCAGCAGGTGTTGGCATGGTAGCCCATACATTTACATGTCCCCAAGGTCTTTTTTTCAACTCATTAACTGATGGATGTGACTTTAAACGTAATGTGGAATGTGGAGACAAAAGTACAAAGGAGGAAGTGAAGGTCGAAGACACAACCACAGAATCAAGCGTTGCGTCAAAGTCAAATGATAAGTCCGTTCAGGATATTTTGCAGGAAATTAAATCAGCAG GTGGTCTTGCAGCTTTTGAGGAACAATTACAGGAAGAAGAATTTGAAAAGAAGGAGTTGAAGCAGAGAACCAAGGATCGGAATGATGACATTTCAAGCAAAACAAGGAATCGTTTCACAAAGCTTTTAGAGAGGAAGAAGCCCAAAGAAAG TGAGCCCACTTCATCTGAATCAAGTTATTCACAAGAGAAAAAAGAACCCAGTAGCTTCCTAACAAGACTATCCAATCGCCGTCGTAATAATGATCCACCTAGTAGCACTTCCTCACCCATCATCACTGAATCTCCCTCAACCACTCCTATCACATCTTCCCCTATCTCCAATCCTCCCGCACGATCCGGTTTCCTTCGAAACCGTAACCGTCCCACCTTTCTTCGAAACCAACCACCTCAACC AGAGGAGAATATTCCTGCAGAAGATAACGAAATTGTTCTTCCTGAGACTCCAAGGAACTCCTTGGTTCAAGACCCATTGAAAAATGTTCAAAGAACATCCTTTTTAAACCGTGGTACTCCTCCACAAAGTGAAAATATTTCTGGATT gGGCAAGGCTGAGCCTGTCAAAATCTCTTCTGACAGCTTCAGACCCAAAACATTTGTTCGAaatgaggaagaagaagaagaactaGAAGTGATTAAAATTGACGACCAAACCCCTGATTTGAT TACTGAAGGAACTCCTACTCTACTCCAACGCTCTCGTGATTCTGAGAg GAATTTTAAGTTCTCATCGGTACAAAATAGGGGCTTACCACCGCGATTGACAAAATCTTCTGCTACAGACTTTAG TCGTAATTTGGCTTATGTAACAATCGATCGATCCAGAGGAACCCCCAAACTATCCGATGATACTGAACCCGTCATTCCATCTCAAGGCAGAGAATCCGCAGCACCGTCAACAACGTTAGTGGAAGAAGAAGCCCCAAGAGACCGAGAAAATACGGTCCGTGACTTAGA ATATGTGACAATTCAAAGAGGAGTTCCttcaaggaaaaaattacaatcacAG GTGATAGATCGCAAGCCCCTAGACGACGAAGAGTCAGTCGAAGACGCCGGGTCCTTGCAAGGGAGACTACTACAACGTCTTCAACAACGTAAaatcaaaacacaaaaaaatagaaatacactttttaaaacCTCACGCCGCCCAAGTTTTATTCGTCCACGCAAGCCAGTAACAACCGAGTCATCAGTCCTTACTCCAACCATAATAAATACtccagaagaagaagaaataattattaatgatgaaCATGTTCTTATCACTACCAACACAGTAGCAACGACTGAAATAGTCACAACTCAATCTGCGTCTACATCCCGTCCTCACCAGAAATTGAGACCCATAAATTTATCATCTCCTTCTTCAGTAAATGAAGTGGATCCATTACAAAATGAGTTTGAAACATCCTCcacaaaatcttttttcaatccCACATCTCCTTCACGGAATCGATTCCGACCTCAAGTGAATCAGTCCCCTGCTCCTAACACATCTCCCTCTCCTATAAGGAATCGATTTCAGCCTCAAGATGTATCATCACCACCTTCACCTATACGGAATAGATTCCGCACTAGAAATCAGTCTCCTCTATCCAGACCTTTATCATCACGGAGAAGATTACAACCCAAAGGTCAATTCCCAGCTCCTGACTCCTCAAATCCTTCCTCAACacaaaatttagtaataaatgaGGATCAACCTACCTCCTCTAGGCTTTCCACTCCTTTCCAAAATCGAATTCAATTACAGAATCAGTCCCCTGCTCATAAACCTTCAACTCATATTCCCTCTAGGGTTCAATTACAGGATCAGCCTCCGAAACATAGATCCGAAACAACTTTTGCTTTTGAGAACCGTATAAAATTACAGGAACAATCTCTTGATTCAAACGACTCGCCCTCTCCTAAAGATAATAAACCTCTAATTCGAGGTCAATTCCCTGCTCTGAGACCCTCGACTCCTTCTCCGTTCCAAAATCGCTTCCAAATCGAAGACCAATCACCTGAACCTACCCCAACACCCTCTCTAGAAGAGATTAAATCTCTAAATCCAGATCAATCACCTATTCCTACACCATCCACTCCCACtcctttacaaaataatttcctaCCCCAAGATCAATCACCTGCTCCTAGACTCTCAACTCCTTCTCCTCTACAGAATAACTTCCAACCTCGAGATCCTTCCTTTTTTCCAAGACCATCCTTTCCGCCACAAGATCCATCCCTTGATGTACCTGAAACTTCTCCCTCTCCTTTTAAGATTATAATCCAACCGGAAGATCAATCTCCTAATAATCCCAATATTTCTCTATCAAGAAGTAGACTCCAACTTCAACTACAGTCTCCCGATGCACCTGAAACTTCTCCATCAAGGGGTAAATTCCAACCTCATGAGCAATTCTTTGATACATCTGAACCTTCCCCATCTcctttaaataatagatttcgACAAGTTGAGCAATCTTCTGATAGACCTGCAAATACACAATATCCTACAAGGAGTAGATTCCAACCTCAAGGGCAATCCCCTGATACACCTGAAACTTCCCGATATCCTTCAAGGAGTCGATTCCAACCTCAAGAGCAATCCCTTGAAACACCTCCAACTTCCCCATCTCCTTTAAAGAGTCGATTCCAACCTCTAGAGCAATCCTCTGATACACCTGAAACCTCCTCTTCCGGAAGTTTATTTCAAGAGCAATCGACTGATTTGCCTACAACTTCCACATCTACAGTAAGGAATGTATTCCAGCCGCAAGAGCAATCCTCCGATGAACCTGAAACTCCATCTTTAAGGAGTAGGTTAAAACCTCAAGAACAATCCATTGATACATCTTCAACGCCCCCCTCTCCCTCAAACAATAGATTCCAATCTCATGAGCAATCGTCTGATACACCTAAAACCTCTCCTTCCGGAAATGGACTCCCGTCTCAAGAGCAACCCCAGGACTCTCCTAAAACCTCCTTCTCAAGAAATAGATTCCAATCACGAAATCGATCTCCTGATTCATCTCTTTCAAGAAACAGATTCCAATCACGAAATCGATCCCCTAAGGTACCTGAAATATCTCAAGAGGCAAGAACCAACATATTCCAGCAGCAACCCCGAAGACTTGACGTTTTCCGAAACCGATTTCAGGTATCTCCTTCTTCACCCAGACCTATAGTTTCCAAGTCCAAAGAGGAGGAGTTATTTTCTGATGTGCAACAACAACAGAACACACTTCCTATCTCGGACGATAAGGAGTCCAGCCAATCCAATAGTGATTTTCCAAGAGACAGTATCACAACAGCCTCAACTACCACAGACCCACCTGCTCGCTCAACCCTTCAATTTACAAGAACAACCCCTTCTGCAACTACTTCAAAGCCAAGATCCATTGTCACCTCTCCCGCTCGAAGATTTCCACCTTCATCCACACCTACTCGAAATGCTGCTTCTCGATCTCGCAGCAAATCGATAAATCGATCAAGAACCCGGTCCCGTCCTACTACTACCACCACAACTCCAGCACCTGAATATGACTATTATTATGATGAGGAGTATCCTGGAGAGAAGAATGGAATTGGGAAGTTAAAATCGGTTGATCCCATTTATGACTATGACCTGACACCATTAACAGAAAAA
- the Cht6 gene encoding uncharacterized protein Cht6 isoform X10, which yields MSLVKNKILPTLIVVLVCLSISSGTKLVKRQVDNQKKVVCYYANWAVYRQGQAKFSPQNINPYLCTHLIYAFGGLKKDDTIAPFDKYQDLEKRGLSHFASLKTYNKELKTMVAIGGWNEASKKFSPMVADPERRYTFIKSAVQFLRRYNFDGIDLDWEYPTQRDGGRPQDKENYAKLIKEMREAFEREADQTGKDRLIISMAVPASLEITAEGYDVRALDKDLDFFNVLAYDYHSSLETAVNHHSPLFRIKEISEFDFRTDLNIESTIKYYLGHGASPNKLVLGIPTYGRSYTLVNPDAHEIGSPTDGPGVKGNGTKEDGYLAYYEICKGIKEQKWDVVRANPGQTGPYAHHDNFWVGYDDIDIVREKAYYVAEEGLGGIMFWTIDNDDFRGNCHNEPYPLIEAAKRALYSSTTSVQSSRSDRPRSLSNNRGVTTPSPPTTPSSEPSFVCTDEGFFPHTKSCKKYYWCLEAAGVGMVAHTFTCPQGLFFNSLTDGCDFKRNVECGDKSTKEEVKVEDTTTESSVASKSNDKSVQDILQEIKSAGGLAAFEEQLQEEEFEKKELKQRTKDRNDDISSKTRNRFTKLLERKKPKESEPTSSESSYSQEKKEPSSFLTRLSNRRRNNDPPSSTSSPIITESPSTTPITSSPISNPPARSGFLRNRNRPTFLRNQPPQPEENIPAEDNEIVLPETPRNSLVQDPLKNVQRTSFLNRGTPPQSENISGLGKAEPVKISSDSFRPKTFVRNEEEEEELEVIKIDDQTPDLITEGTPTLLQRSRDSESRNLAYVTIDRSRGTPKLSDDTEPVIPSQGRESAAPSTTLVEEEAPRDRENTVRDLEYVTIQRGVPSRKKLQSQVIDRKPLDDEESVEDAGSLQGRLLQRLQQRKIKTQKNRNTLFKTSRRPSFIRPRKPVTTESSVLTPTIINTPEEEEIIINDEHVLITTNTVATTEIVTTQSASTSRPHQKLRPINLSSPSSVNEVDPLQNEFETSSTKSFFNPTSPSRNRFRPQVNQSPAPNTSPSPIRNRFQPQDVSSPPSPIRNRFRTRNQSPLSRPLSSRRRLQPKGQFPAPDSSNPSSTQNLVINEDQPTSSRLSTPFQNRIQLQNQSPAHKPSTHIPSRVQLQDQPPKHRSETTFAFENRIKLQEQSLDSNDSPSPKDNKPLIRGQFPALRPSTPSPFQNRFQIEDQSPEPTPTPSLEEIKSLNPDQSPIPTPSTPTPLQNNFLPQDQSPAPRLSTPSPLQNNFQPRDPSFFPRPSFPPQDPSLDVPETSPSPFKIIIQPEDQSPNNPNISLSRSRLQLQLQSPDAPETSPSRGKFQPHEQFFDTSEPSPSPLNNRFRQVEQSSDRPANTQYPTRSRFQPQGQSPDTPETSRYPSRSRFQPQEQSLETPPTSPSPLKSRFQPLEQSSDTPETSSSGSLFQEQSTDLPTTSTSTVRNVFQPQEQSSDEPETPSLRSRLKPQEQSIDTSSTPPSPSNNRFQSHEQSSDTPKTSPSGNGLPSQEQPQDSPKTSFSRNRFQSRNRSPDSSLSRNRFQSRNRSPKVPEISQEARTNIFQQQPRRLDVFRNRFQVSPSSPRPIVSKSKEEELFSDVQQQQNTLPISDDKESSQSNSDFPRDSITTASTTTDPPARSTLQFTRTTPSATTSKPRSIVTSPARRFPPSSTPTRNAASRSRSKSINRSRTRSRPTTTTTTPAPEYDYYYDEEYPGEKNGIGKLKSVDPIYDYDLTPLTEKVAITSEGVVCYDVGVFPHPGSCKKFITCSRRTSVGRIVGWEYECPIYLAFDSIGGRCNWASEVDCS from the exons atgagtctagtcaaaaataaaatactgccAACCCTTATAGTGGTATTGGTATGTCTCTCCATATCTTCAG GAACAAAGTTGGTCAAAAGACAAGTTGATAATCAAAAGAAAGTTGTCTGCTACTATGCAAACTGGGCTGTCTACAGACAAGGCCAGGCCAAATTCTCACCTCAAAACATTAATCCTTATTTGTGCACGCATTTGATCTACGCATTTGGAGGATTGAAAAAAGATGATACAATTGCTCCATTTGACAAATACCAGGATCTAGAAAAAA GGGGATTATCACATTTTGCCTCCCTCAAAACATACAACAAGGAATTAAAAACCATGGTGGCCATTGGAGGATGGAATGAAGCATCCAAGAAATTTAGTCCCATGGTTGCTGATCCTGAGAGGCGATACACATTCATCAAGAGTGCTGTTCAGTTCTTGAGGCGATATAACTTTGATGGAATTGATTTGGATTGGGAGTATCCCACACAACGTGACGGAGGAAGGCCTcaagataaagaaaattatgCTAAATTGATCAAA GAAATGAGAGAAGCTTTTGAACGCGAAGCTGATCAAACTGGAAAGGATCGTCTCATCATATCTATGGCTGTTCCAGCTTCATTGGAAATTACTGCTGAAGGATATGACGTACGAGCATTGGATAAGGATTTGGATTTCTTTAATGTTTTAGCCTATGACTACCACTCCTCATTAGAGACAGCTGTGAATCATCATTCTCCTCTTTTCCGAATTAAAGAGATTTCGGAATTTGATTTCCGCACAGATTTAAATATCGAATCCacaattaagtattatttaggACATGGTGCTTCACCAAATAAACTTGTTTTGGGTATTCCTACCTATGGTCGCTCTTACACACTTGTAAATCCTGATGCACATGAAATTGGAAGCCCAACTGATGGCCCAGGAGTAAAAGGAAATGGAACAAAAGAAGATGGATACCTTGCTTATTATGAA ATTTGTAAAGGTATCAAGGAGCAAAAATGGGATGTTGTAAGAGCAAATCCTGGACAAACTGGTCCCTATGCACATCACGATAATTTTTGGGTTGGATACGATGATATTGATATTGTACGTGAAAAGGCATACTACGTTGCTGAAGAAGGACTAGGAGGAATTATGTTCTGGACGATTGACAACGATGATTTCCGAGGAAATTGTCATAATGAACCTTATCCTCTCATTGAAGCTGCCAAAAGAGCTCTCTACTCTTCCACTACATCCGTGCAATC AAGTCGGTCAGACAGACCAAGAAGCTTGAGCAACAACCGTGGAGTAACAACGCCATCCCCACCAACTACACCCAGCTCTGAACCAA GTTTCGTATGTACGGATGAAGGATTCTTTCCCCATACAAAGAGTTGCAAAAAATACTATTGGTGTTTGGAAGCAGCAGGTGTTGGCATGGTAGCCCATACATTTACATGTCCCCAAGGTCTTTTTTTCAACTCATTAACTGATGGATGTGACTTTAAACGTAATGTGGAATGTGGAGACAAAAGTACAAAGGAGGAAGTGAAGGTCGAAGACACAACCACAGAATCAAGCGTTGCGTCAAAGTCAAATGATAAGTCCGTTCAGGATATTTTGCAGGAAATTAAATCAGCAG GTGGTCTTGCAGCTTTTGAGGAACAATTACAGGAAGAAGAATTTGAAAAGAAGGAGTTGAAGCAGAGAACCAAGGATCGGAATGATGACATTTCAAGCAAAACAAGGAATCGTTTCACAAAGCTTTTAGAGAGGAAGAAGCCCAAAGAAAG TGAGCCCACTTCATCTGAATCAAGTTATTCACAAGAGAAAAAAGAACCCAGTAGCTTCCTAACAAGACTATCCAATCGCCGTCGTAATAATGATCCACCTAGTAGCACTTCCTCACCCATCATCACTGAATCTCCCTCAACCACTCCTATCACATCTTCCCCTATCTCCAATCCTCCCGCACGATCCGGTTTCCTTCGAAACCGTAACCGTCCCACCTTTCTTCGAAACCAACCACCTCAACC AGAGGAGAATATTCCTGCAGAAGATAACGAAATTGTTCTTCCTGAGACTCCAAGGAACTCCTTGGTTCAAGACCCATTGAAAAATGTTCAAAGAACATCCTTTTTAAACCGTGGTACTCCTCCACAAAGTGAAAATATTTCTGGATT gGGCAAGGCTGAGCCTGTCAAAATCTCTTCTGACAGCTTCAGACCCAAAACATTTGTTCGAaatgaggaagaagaagaagaactaGAAGTGATTAAAATTGACGACCAAACCCCTGATTTGAT TACTGAAGGAACTCCTACTCTACTCCAACGCTCTCGTGATTCTGAGAg TCGTAATTTGGCTTATGTAACAATCGATCGATCCAGAGGAACCCCCAAACTATCCGATGATACTGAACCCGTCATTCCATCTCAAGGCAGAGAATCCGCAGCACCGTCAACAACGTTAGTGGAAGAAGAAGCCCCAAGAGACCGAGAAAATACGGTCCGTGACTTAGA ATATGTGACAATTCAAAGAGGAGTTCCttcaaggaaaaaattacaatcacAG GTGATAGATCGCAAGCCCCTAGACGACGAAGAGTCAGTCGAAGACGCCGGGTCCTTGCAAGGGAGACTACTACAACGTCTTCAACAACGTAAaatcaaaacacaaaaaaatagaaatacactttttaaaacCTCACGCCGCCCAAGTTTTATTCGTCCACGCAAGCCAGTAACAACCGAGTCATCAGTCCTTACTCCAACCATAATAAATACtccagaagaagaagaaataattattaatgatgaaCATGTTCTTATCACTACCAACACAGTAGCAACGACTGAAATAGTCACAACTCAATCTGCGTCTACATCCCGTCCTCACCAGAAATTGAGACCCATAAATTTATCATCTCCTTCTTCAGTAAATGAAGTGGATCCATTACAAAATGAGTTTGAAACATCCTCcacaaaatcttttttcaatccCACATCTCCTTCACGGAATCGATTCCGACCTCAAGTGAATCAGTCCCCTGCTCCTAACACATCTCCCTCTCCTATAAGGAATCGATTTCAGCCTCAAGATGTATCATCACCACCTTCACCTATACGGAATAGATTCCGCACTAGAAATCAGTCTCCTCTATCCAGACCTTTATCATCACGGAGAAGATTACAACCCAAAGGTCAATTCCCAGCTCCTGACTCCTCAAATCCTTCCTCAACacaaaatttagtaataaatgaGGATCAACCTACCTCCTCTAGGCTTTCCACTCCTTTCCAAAATCGAATTCAATTACAGAATCAGTCCCCTGCTCATAAACCTTCAACTCATATTCCCTCTAGGGTTCAATTACAGGATCAGCCTCCGAAACATAGATCCGAAACAACTTTTGCTTTTGAGAACCGTATAAAATTACAGGAACAATCTCTTGATTCAAACGACTCGCCCTCTCCTAAAGATAATAAACCTCTAATTCGAGGTCAATTCCCTGCTCTGAGACCCTCGACTCCTTCTCCGTTCCAAAATCGCTTCCAAATCGAAGACCAATCACCTGAACCTACCCCAACACCCTCTCTAGAAGAGATTAAATCTCTAAATCCAGATCAATCACCTATTCCTACACCATCCACTCCCACtcctttacaaaataatttcctaCCCCAAGATCAATCACCTGCTCCTAGACTCTCAACTCCTTCTCCTCTACAGAATAACTTCCAACCTCGAGATCCTTCCTTTTTTCCAAGACCATCCTTTCCGCCACAAGATCCATCCCTTGATGTACCTGAAACTTCTCCCTCTCCTTTTAAGATTATAATCCAACCGGAAGATCAATCTCCTAATAATCCCAATATTTCTCTATCAAGAAGTAGACTCCAACTTCAACTACAGTCTCCCGATGCACCTGAAACTTCTCCATCAAGGGGTAAATTCCAACCTCATGAGCAATTCTTTGATACATCTGAACCTTCCCCATCTcctttaaataatagatttcgACAAGTTGAGCAATCTTCTGATAGACCTGCAAATACACAATATCCTACAAGGAGTAGATTCCAACCTCAAGGGCAATCCCCTGATACACCTGAAACTTCCCGATATCCTTCAAGGAGTCGATTCCAACCTCAAGAGCAATCCCTTGAAACACCTCCAACTTCCCCATCTCCTTTAAAGAGTCGATTCCAACCTCTAGAGCAATCCTCTGATACACCTGAAACCTCCTCTTCCGGAAGTTTATTTCAAGAGCAATCGACTGATTTGCCTACAACTTCCACATCTACAGTAAGGAATGTATTCCAGCCGCAAGAGCAATCCTCCGATGAACCTGAAACTCCATCTTTAAGGAGTAGGTTAAAACCTCAAGAACAATCCATTGATACATCTTCAACGCCCCCCTCTCCCTCAAACAATAGATTCCAATCTCATGAGCAATCGTCTGATACACCTAAAACCTCTCCTTCCGGAAATGGACTCCCGTCTCAAGAGCAACCCCAGGACTCTCCTAAAACCTCCTTCTCAAGAAATAGATTCCAATCACGAAATCGATCTCCTGATTCATCTCTTTCAAGAAACAGATTCCAATCACGAAATCGATCCCCTAAGGTACCTGAAATATCTCAAGAGGCAAGAACCAACATATTCCAGCAGCAACCCCGAAGACTTGACGTTTTCCGAAACCGATTTCAGGTATCTCCTTCTTCACCCAGACCTATAGTTTCCAAGTCCAAAGAGGAGGAGTTATTTTCTGATGTGCAACAACAACAGAACACACTTCCTATCTCGGACGATAAGGAGTCCAGCCAATCCAATAGTGATTTTCCAAGAGACAGTATCACAACAGCCTCAACTACCACAGACCCACCTGCTCGCTCAACCCTTCAATTTACAAGAACAACCCCTTCTGCAACTACTTCAAAGCCAAGATCCATTGTCACCTCTCCCGCTCGAAGATTTCCACCTTCATCCACACCTACTCGAAATGCTGCTTCTCGATCTCGCAGCAAATCGATAAATCGATCAAGAACCCGGTCCCGTCCTACTACTACCACCACAACTCCAGCACCTGAATATGACTATTATTATGATGAGGAGTATCCTGGAGAGAAGAATGGAATTGGGAAGTTAAAATCGGTTGATCCCATTTATGACTATGACCTGACACCATTAACAGAAAAA